The following coding sequences lie in one Alosa sapidissima isolate fAloSap1 chromosome 15, fAloSap1.pri, whole genome shotgun sequence genomic window:
- the clns1a gene encoding methylosome subunit pICln isoform X2, whose protein sequence is MVVLKSVPPPSEGVRHEQAETTAVLDGKGLGSGTLYVAEARLFWFDGSGMGFSLEYPSISLHAISRDPSAYPQEHLYVMVNGKLSDDNEAEMPEPAQEENEDSESDSDSTTAITEIRFVPSDTAALEPMFSAMCECQALHPDPEDDDSDDDFEGQEYDVEEAESEVRRNLEQGQGDVPTFYTYEEGLSNLTAEGQATLERLEGMLANSVAQQFHMAGVRTDEPSAEFEDGMEVDSSSAVAGQFDDADVDH, encoded by the exons ATGGTGGTGTTGAAAAGCGTTCCTCCTCCAAGTGAAGGAGTCCGGCACGAACAAGCCGAAACCACAGCAGTTTTGGACGGGAAAGGACTTGGATCAGGAACTCTTTACGTCGCTGAGGC GCGTCTTTTTTGGTTTGATGGATCTGGAATGGGGTTTTCATTGGAATACCCGTCGATCAGCCTCCATGCTATCTCCCGCGACCCGAGCGCCTATCCACAAGAGCACCTGTATGTTATGGTCAACGGCAAATTGAGTG ATGATAACGAAGCCGAGATGCCAGAGCCTGCTCAGGAGGAGAATGAAGATAGCGAGAGCGATAGCGACAGTACCACAGCTATCACAGAGATCCGCTTTGTTCCCAGCGATACGGCCGCAT TGGAGCCCATGTTCTCTGCCATGTGTGAGTGTCAGGCCCTACACCCAGACCCAGAGGATGATGACTCTGATGATGACTTTGAGGGCCAGGAGTATGATGTGGAGGAGGCAG AATCTGAAGTCAGAAGAAATTTAG AGCAAGGCCAGGGGGATGTGCCCACATTCTACACCTATGAGGAGGGTCTGTCCAACCTGACGGCCGAGGGCCAGGCCACTCTGGAGCGGCTGGAGGGGATGCTGGCTAACTCTGTGGCCCAGCAGTTCCACATGGCCGGCGTTAGGACCGACGAACCTTCAGCCGAGTTTGAGG ATGGTATGGAGGTGGACTCCAGTTCAGCCGTGGCTGGACAGTTTGATGATGCTGACGTAGATCACTG A
- the clns1a gene encoding methylosome subunit pICln isoform X1: MVVLKSVPPPSEGVRHEQAETTAVLDGKGLGSGTLYVAEARLFWFDGSGMGFSLEYPSISLHAISRDPSAYPQEHLYVMVNGKLSDDNEAEMPEPAQEENEDSESDSDSTTAITEIRFVPSDTAALEPMFSAMCECQALHPDPEDDDSDDDFEGQEYDVEEAESEVRRNLEQGQGDVPTFYTYEEGLSNLTAEGQATLERLEGMLANSVAQQFHMAGVRTDEPSAEFEDGMEVDSSSAVAGQFDDADVDHW; the protein is encoded by the exons ATGGTGGTGTTGAAAAGCGTTCCTCCTCCAAGTGAAGGAGTCCGGCACGAACAAGCCGAAACCACAGCAGTTTTGGACGGGAAAGGACTTGGATCAGGAACTCTTTACGTCGCTGAGGC GCGTCTTTTTTGGTTTGATGGATCTGGAATGGGGTTTTCATTGGAATACCCGTCGATCAGCCTCCATGCTATCTCCCGCGACCCGAGCGCCTATCCACAAGAGCACCTGTATGTTATGGTCAACGGCAAATTGAGTG ATGATAACGAAGCCGAGATGCCAGAGCCTGCTCAGGAGGAGAATGAAGATAGCGAGAGCGATAGCGACAGTACCACAGCTATCACAGAGATCCGCTTTGTTCCCAGCGATACGGCCGCAT TGGAGCCCATGTTCTCTGCCATGTGTGAGTGTCAGGCCCTACACCCAGACCCAGAGGATGATGACTCTGATGATGACTTTGAGGGCCAGGAGTATGATGTGGAGGAGGCAG AATCTGAAGTCAGAAGAAATTTAG AGCAAGGCCAGGGGGATGTGCCCACATTCTACACCTATGAGGAGGGTCTGTCCAACCTGACGGCCGAGGGCCAGGCCACTCTGGAGCGGCTGGAGGGGATGCTGGCTAACTCTGTGGCCCAGCAGTTCCACATGGCCGGCGTTAGGACCGACGAACCTTCAGCCGAGTTTGAGG ATGGTATGGAGGTGGACTCCAGTTCAGCCGTGGCTGGACAGTTTGATGATGCTGACGTAGATCACTGGTAA
- the aqp11 gene encoding aquaporin-11: MADLGVSLFLLTGTVFLSEVTRRTAVKLFAKSDYCPYVLEIISTFQLCACTHELKLLAEVGRVDLQVGLTLTYLITVVHGLTFHGAICNPSGTLESVYRRRLTGRCAVVLIVCQFLAAMVARCVVPYVWALGLSDMHARHKLFGFKCISPINAPLLKATAVELGCAFAVHSAAKRMQKVDDKYKIHLIAAVITIVVYAGGSITGAVFNPALAFSTQFPCSGNTFTEYSLVYWLGPVLGMAGSVLLFDKIIPMVSGKSTYRDDLHPNGFQEKKKN; the protein is encoded by the exons ATGGCAGACCTCGGTGTTTCTCTGTTCCTGCTGACAGGGACCGTGTTTCTGAGCGAAGTGACGAGGAGGACTGCAGTTAAACTGTTTGCCAAGTCGGATTATTGTCCATACGTGTTGGAAATCATTTCGACCTTCCAGCTATGCGCTTGTACACACGAGTTGAAACTACTAGCTGAAGTGGGCCGAGTAGATCTGCAGGTCGGGCTGACCCTCACGTATCTCATCACTGTGGTCCATGGGCTGACGTTCCACGGAGCCATCTGCAACCCCTCTGGCACCCTTGAAAGTGTCTACCGTAGGAGACTCACCGGTAGATGCGCAGTAGTGCTGATTGTGTGCCAGTTTCTTGCTGCCATGGTGGCACGCTGTGTAGTGCCATATGTATGGGCACTGGGGTTGTCAGATATGCACGCTAGGCACAAACTGTTCGGATTTAAATGCATCAGTCCGATTAATGCTCCGCTTTTGAAGGCTACTGCAGTTGAGCTGGGATGCGCTTTCGCCGTGCACTCTGCTGCTAAACGGATGCAAAAAGTCGACGACAAATACAAAATTCATCTAATAGCAGCTGTAATCACAATCGTGGTCTATGCAG GAGGGAGTATCACAGGAGCAGTGTTCAACCCAGCACTGGCGTTTTCAACACAGTTTCCATGCAGCGGGAACACCTTTACTGAGTACTCATTGGTGTACTGGTTGGGGCCAGTGTTAG GCATGGCCGGCTCAGTGCTGCTATTCGACAAAATTATCCCGATGGTATCTGGGAAGAGCACTTACCGCGATGACCTGCACCCCAATGGCTtccaggagaagaagaagaactga